The sequence ATGCGCTCCCCGCCGTCGCGGCCGCGGAGATGATCGTCGAGGAGGCGCTCGAGCCCGGTCTGGCCGATCATGTCGCCGCGCCGGTACCGCCCGCCCTTCATCTGCTCATCGCTCACTTCCCGCACGTAGCCCAGGAGGTGCGCCGCGAACGTGTTGGTGGGATAGACCCGCGTGGGCTCGACCTCCACCACCACGCCGGGCAGGTCGAGCTTCGATTCCTCCACCTTCGCGACGTCCTCCAGCGAGAGATCGCGCCGGATGCGCACGGGGCGGAGGGAGTCGGCGGGAACGCGCGTGAGGGAGTCCTGCAGCTCGGCGAGGGGAATCTTGAGCATCACCGCAAGGCGCGCGAGCACGGTGTCCCGGTCCTCCATCTCCCGCGGGATCAGCGAGAGCGTGAACGCGGGCCGGTTGTCCACGAGGGCAAGCCCGTTGCGATCGAAGAGAATCCCGCGCGGCGCCGCCACCGGGCGAACCCGGATGCGGTTCTTCTCGGACATGTCGCGGAACCGCGCGCCCTCCAGGACCTGGAGATACCAGAGCTGCCCGATGAGGAGGACGAAGCACGTGGCGCAGAGCACAGTGAGCGCGAGGACGCGTCTGCTCCAGCCGTCGCGCCGGCCGCTCCCCGCCATCACTTCCACGGAATCATCTCCACCGTCACCAGCGCCGGGGCGCCCGGAACGTCGCGTGAGCCCGGGCCGCCTCGAGCCCGAGCATCGCCACGATGCACGCGGCGCCGAGCACGCCGTTGTAGAGCGCCTGGGGCAGGATGACCTCGACGAGCAGCGCGCCGAGGCTCGCCGGATAGTGAAAGAGCTGCAGGAGCCCGAAGCGCAGCAAGCCCTCCGCGAGGGTCAGCGCCACCAGCCCCGGCACCTGCACGAGCGGGTTCGCCACCCACAGCCGGCCGCCGGCCAGGCCGAGCGAGAAGCCGGCGAGCGCCTTGGTGAGCGCCTGCACGCCCACGAGGCCACCCGCGGCGAC is a genomic window of Candidatus Methylomirabilota bacterium containing:
- the mreD gene encoding rod shape-determining protein MreD; translation: MKWLFLLTLGGSVAQSSLVQALSVGGATPDLPFILTVFWALRRGPEAGCVAGFFAGLLQDVAAGGLVGVQALTKALAGFSLGLAGGRLWVANPLVQVPGLVALTLAEGLLRFGLLQLFHYPASLGALLVEVILPQALYNGVLGAACIVAMLGLEAARAHATFRAPRRW